In a genomic window of Glycine max cultivar Williams 82 chromosome 13, Glycine_max_v4.0, whole genome shotgun sequence:
- the LOC100500096 gene encoding Peroxiredoxin-2F, mitochondrial-like, giving the protein MASAMVNRGGSRIIKSVSAALGTRFYAKVATGTDIVSAAPNVSLQKARTWDEGLASKFSTTPLKDIFKDKKVVIFGLPGAYTGVCSNKHVPPYKENIDKFKAKGIDSVICVAINDPYTMNAWAEKLQAKDAIEFYGDFDGSFHKSLELVTDLSGALLGTRSERWSAYVVDGKVKALNVEEAPSDVKVSGADTILGQI; this is encoded by the exons ATCATCAAATCAGTGTCTGCAGCTCTTGGTACGAGGTTTTACGCCAAGGTTGCAACAGGGACTGACATAGTCTCTGCCGCACCCAATGTTTCTCTCCAGAAAGCTCGTACCTGGGACGAGGGCCTGGCTTCCAAGTTCTCCACCACTCCTCTCAAAGACATCTTCAAG GACAAGAAAGTTGTCATCTTTGGGCTCCCG GGTGCATACACGGGAGTTTGTTCAAACAAACACGTTCCTCCTTACAAGGAGAATATTGATAAGTTTAAGGCTAAGGGGATAGATTCTGTTATTTGTGTGGCTATTAATGATCCGTACACTATGAATGCGTGGGCTGAGAAGCTTCAAGCCAAAGATGCT ATTGAGTTTTATGGGGACTTTGATGGGAGCTTTCACAAAAGTTTGGAATTAGTTACTGATCTCTCTGGTGCATTGCTTGGAACTCGATCTGAAAG ATGGTCAGCATATGTGGTAGATGGAAAGGTTAAGGCTCTTAATGTTGAAGAAGCTCCATCTGATGTTAAAGTTTCTGGTGCAGATACCATTTTGGGACAGATTTGA